In Rattus norvegicus strain BN/NHsdMcwi chromosome 1, GRCr8, whole genome shotgun sequence, a genomic segment contains:
- the LOC103690914 gene encoding zinc finger protein 431-like, with the protein MDALTYDDVHVNFTREEWALLDPSQKSLYKDVMQETYRNLTAIGYNWEDHSIEEHCQSFRRHGR; encoded by the exons GATGCATTGACCTATGATGATGTACATGTGAACTTCACTCGAGAAGaatgggctttgctggatccttcacagaagagtctctacaaagatgtgatgcaggagacctacaggaacctcactgctatag GTTACAATTGGGAAGACCATAGTATTGAAGAACATTGTCAAAGTttcagaagacatggaaggtaa
- the LOC134485289 gene encoding zinc finger protein 431-like: protein MSVKRFISLVNVVKLSHVPSIYLCRHERCHTGEKPSENTQCGKAFAQHSRLQRHKNTHTGEKLCECKPHDKAFTYDSQLQTLERIHSGEKPYKYNQCGKAFERRCNLGRHKLIHTGRKSYKCNQCGKAFSQNSHLQTHKSTHTREELYKCKQCGKAFTCHNELQSHKRIHTGEKSYECNQCGKAFKSHRYLQVHKAIHTGEKPYVCDQCGKAFARLSHLKTHGITHSGKKPCKCDQCGKAFASHSYLQVHKRIHTGEKPYVCDRCGKAFASHSYLQVHKRIHTGEKPYVCDWCGKAFASHSYLQVHKRIHTGEKPYVCDRCDKAFAYHSYLQVHKRIHTGEKLYECDQCGKAFASHSYLQVHKKIHTGEKPYVCDQCGKDFVVQSDLKRHKRTHTGEKPYKCNECGKAFVGQNDLKKHKRKHTGEKPYEYNECGKAFVGQNSLKRHERIHTGEKPYECNECGKAFVGQSNLKGHERIHGGEKPYECNECGKGFVCNDRLQTHKAIHTGVKP from the exons ATGAGT GTAAAAAGATTCATTAGTTTagtgaatgtggtaaagctttcccatgtgccatctatctatctttgcaggcatgaaagatgtcatactggagagaaaccatcTGAAAatactcagtgtggtaaagcctttgcacaacatAGTCGTCTCCAaagacataaaaacacacatactggagagaaactctgTGAATGTAAGCCACATGATAAAGCCTTTACATACGATTCTCAGCTTCAAACTCTTGAAAGGATTCATAgtggagaaaaaccctacaaatataatcaatgtggtaaagcctttgaacGTCGTTGTAATCTTGGAAGGCATAAACTAATACATACTGGAAGAAAATCCTACAAAtgcaatcagtgtggtaaagccttttcacaaaACAGTCATCTCCAAacacataaaagcacacatactAGAGAGGAACTCTATAAATGTAAGCAATGCGGTAAAGCCTTTACATGCCATAATGAACTTCAAAGTCATAAAaggattcatactggagagaaatccTACGAAtgcaatcagtgtggtaaagcctttaaaTCTCATAggtatctccaagtacataaagcaatacatactggagagaagccctatgtatgtgatcaatgtggtaaagcctttgcacgacTCAGTCATCTCAAAACGCATGGAATAACACATAGTGGAAAGAAGCCTTGTaagtgtgatcaatgtggtaaagcctttgcatctcatagttatctccaagtacataaaagaatacatactggagagaagccctatgtatgtgatcggtgtggtaaagcctttgcatctcatagttatctccaagtacataaaagaatacatactggagagaagccctatgtatgtgattggtgtggtaaagcctttgcatctcatagttatctccaagtacataaaagaatacatactggagagaagccctatgtatgtgatcggtgtgataaagcctttgcatatcatagttatctccaagtacataaaagaatacatactggagagaagctctatgaatgtgatcaatgtggtaaagcctttgcatctcatagttatctccaagtacataaaaaaatacatactggagagaagccctatgtatgtgatcaatgtggtaaagactTTGTAGTTCAGAGTGATcttaaaagacataaaagaacacatactggagagaaaccttacaaatgtaatgaatgtggtaaggcctttgtaggtcagaatgatcttaaaaaacataaaagaaaacatactggcgagaaaccttatgaatataatgaatgtggtaaagcctttgtaggtcagaatagccttaaaaggcatgaaagaattcatactggagagaaaccttatgaatgtaatgaatgtggtaaagcctttgtaggtcAGAGTAACCTTAAAGGGCATGAAAGAATTCATggtggagagaaaccttatgaatgtaatgaatgtggtaaaggcTTTGTATGTAACGATAGACTCCAAACACATAAAGCAATACATACTGGAGTGAAACCTTAA